A genomic window from Levilactobacillus yonginensis includes:
- a CDS encoding DMT family transporter yields MNEQHSSNDKLNTAEKTVVVPLLLVATILAGMLSPMQSAVNGQVGKLLKDGNASAVVSFGSGLVVMAIIILARRSTRQQFASIPHKIAARKIPWWNWVAGCCGAMVVFSEGASASVLGVATFQTTLISGMVISGLLCDRLGIGVPEKQMFNFPRILGALLAILATVLVVLPSWQAPKVVALAVLPFLAGLLAGWQPAGNSAVAQETGSMLVSITWNFIVGFTILGAALLIRVMMGQVAFTLPTAWWMYLGGPLGLLSIALMALLVRGLGLLLLGLASTAGQLIGSVLIDWMIPALGAQVYTVTVLGAVVALIGAGIAMMPSAKKKVAVNDLETH; encoded by the coding sequence TGTTGTGCCATTATTATTAGTTGCTACCATTCTCGCCGGCATGCTGTCACCCATGCAGTCCGCTGTGAACGGCCAAGTCGGTAAGCTACTGAAAGACGGCAATGCCTCTGCCGTTGTCTCCTTTGGTTCAGGGCTGGTCGTCATGGCCATCATTATCTTAGCCCGTCGCTCTACCCGTCAACAGTTTGCATCTATTCCGCATAAAATTGCTGCCCGTAAGATTCCTTGGTGGAACTGGGTAGCTGGCTGCTGTGGGGCCATGGTCGTCTTCTCCGAAGGGGCTTCTGCCTCCGTTTTGGGGGTGGCTACTTTTCAAACAACCTTGATCTCTGGCATGGTGATCTCCGGATTACTTTGTGACCGCTTGGGCATTGGCGTTCCCGAAAAGCAGATGTTTAACTTCCCCCGGATTTTGGGGGCTCTCCTCGCCATCTTAGCAACCGTCCTGGTGGTATTGCCTAGCTGGCAAGCACCTAAGGTCGTGGCCTTAGCCGTATTACCATTCTTAGCCGGACTACTAGCCGGCTGGCAACCAGCCGGTAACTCCGCTGTGGCTCAGGAAACCGGGTCCATGCTGGTGTCCATCACCTGGAACTTTATCGTTGGTTTCACCATCTTAGGGGCCGCCCTCTTGATCCGAGTCATGATGGGGCAAGTAGCCTTCACCCTACCAACCGCTTGGTGGATGTACCTCGGCGGACCACTCGGGTTACTCTCAATTGCCCTAATGGCCCTGTTAGTTCGTGGTTTGGGTCTGTTGTTACTGGGGCTCGCTTCCACTGCCGGCCAGCTGATTGGGTCCGTCCTGATCGACTGGATGATCCCCGCTCTGGGCGCTCAAGTCTACACGGTCACCGTCTTAGGCGCTGTTGTTGCCTTGATTGGTGCCGGCATCGCCATGATGCCTTCCGCCAAGAAGAAGGTTGCCGTCAACGACCTTGAAACCCACTGA